From the Cupriavidus necator N-1 genome, one window contains:
- a CDS encoding tripartite tricarboxylate transporter substrate binding protein produces the protein MRPLSVVRSLASLLFVAGSLGTLPGRAEANIASTFPQKPIRVVVTFPAGGGTDSLARLIGNDLSKSLGQPVVVDNRPGASGNIGAEFVAKSPADGYTLLIVNSSFAINPSVFKKLQFNPKSDFSAVITFASVPSVIAVPSHSKLRTFSDLLAAGRSGSPPSYASCGNGTPQHLAGELLKVSAKMDMLHVPYKGCAPAIADVLGNQADVSVNTLTNTIPYLKSNKLRALAVTSKARSPFLPDVPTVNELGVAGYDVDQWFGILAPANTPPEIVQRLNTEIARAIARPEIKASLTQLGFATTTSTPAEFQKLVSSDIDRWQKFATKINLLVD, from the coding sequence ATGAGACCCCTATCCGTCGTCAGAAGTCTGGCATCGCTCCTGTTTGTCGCAGGCAGCCTGGGCACCCTGCCCGGGCGCGCCGAAGCCAATATCGCCAGTACCTTCCCGCAAAAGCCGATCCGCGTGGTGGTAACGTTCCCGGCCGGAGGGGGGACCGATTCCCTTGCGCGCCTGATTGGGAATGACCTCAGCAAGTCGCTGGGGCAGCCCGTGGTCGTCGACAACCGGCCCGGCGCCAGCGGCAATATTGGCGCCGAGTTCGTCGCCAAGAGCCCTGCCGACGGCTATACACTGCTCATCGTCAACAGCAGCTTTGCCATCAACCCGAGCGTCTTCAAGAAGCTGCAGTTCAATCCCAAGTCCGATTTCAGCGCCGTCATCACCTTCGCGTCGGTGCCATCGGTGATCGCCGTGCCATCGCACTCGAAGCTCCGCACCTTCAGCGACCTGCTGGCGGCCGGCAGGAGCGGCTCACCCCCCAGCTACGCGTCGTGCGGTAACGGCACCCCGCAGCATCTGGCCGGCGAATTGCTGAAGGTCTCGGCAAAGATGGATATGCTGCACGTGCCGTACAAGGGTTGCGCCCCCGCCATCGCCGACGTGCTCGGCAACCAGGCCGATGTCAGCGTCAACACGCTGACCAACACCATCCCCTACCTGAAAAGCAACAAGCTGCGCGCGCTGGCCGTCACCTCGAAGGCGCGCTCGCCGTTCCTGCCCGACGTACCAACTGTCAACGAGCTTGGCGTGGCCGGCTATGACGTCGACCAGTGGTTCGGCATCCTCGCCCCGGCAAATACGCCGCCCGAGATCGTGCAAAGGCTGAACACGGAAATCGCCAGGGCCATCGCCAGGCCTGAGATCAAGGCATCGCTGACGCAGCTCGGCTTTGCCACGACGACAAGCACGCCCGCTGAATTCCAGAAGCTGGTGAGTTCCGACATCGATCGCTGGCAGAAATTCGCGACGAAAATCAATCTGCTCGTCGACTGA
- the phnN gene encoding phosphonate metabolism protein/1,5-bisphosphokinase (PRPP-forming) PhnN: MKATGTFFFVVGPSGAGKDSLIDGARAALDDDYVFARRVITRPDGSAGEAHEGVTEAEFARRQRSGEFLVTWDAHDLCYGLPRSLMLELERGRNVVANGSRGVIAELAARLPRFVVIVVTAPHDVLAQRIAARGRESGDQVASRVARAGAPVPPHVPCITVSNDSTLEAGTARFVEALRNGTGASAAERPASRTNLMAKLRGDPLDEAAYVAVLQDAIAGRYTEAELTEFLVAATRTLTDEEVVALARARTAFTPRIDWDEPVVVDKHSMGGVPGSRITLIVVPIVAAYGLAMPKTSSRAITSAAGTADAMETIARVDLAHEDVRRCVAQARACIAWNGRLNHSVVDDVMNAITRPLRLDSRRWSVASILSKKYTAGATHVIVDLPYGPQTKLATRADAEALGALFEHVGKGLGLHVRALVTDGSRPIGRGIGPALEVRDVRLVLDNAPDAPADLREKALRFAGEIIAFDPRVDSPEHGMQIATALLHEGKARAAFDRIAAAQGARADPVAPGTHTQVVPAATQGRVTGIDGLQISGVARAAGAPRDGGAGVDMLCTIGAKVAPGQPLYRIHAGSAEALEAAAALARAGGEYCQAVRIDPD, encoded by the coding sequence ATGAAGGCGACCGGCACATTCTTCTTTGTTGTGGGGCCCAGTGGCGCTGGCAAGGACTCCCTGATCGACGGTGCACGTGCCGCGCTCGATGACGATTACGTTTTTGCGCGGCGCGTCATTACCCGCCCTGACGGCTCTGCTGGCGAAGCGCACGAAGGTGTCACGGAGGCCGAGTTCGCGCGGCGCCAGCGAAGCGGAGAGTTCCTGGTGACCTGGGACGCGCACGACCTGTGCTACGGATTGCCCCGCTCCCTGATGCTCGAACTCGAACGCGGCCGCAACGTCGTGGCCAATGGCTCGCGAGGCGTCATCGCCGAACTTGCGGCCCGCCTGCCCCGCTTCGTTGTGATCGTGGTGACGGCACCGCATGACGTGCTTGCGCAGCGCATTGCCGCGCGCGGGCGGGAATCTGGCGACCAGGTTGCCAGCCGCGTGGCACGCGCAGGGGCTCCGGTGCCGCCACACGTCCCGTGTATCACGGTGTCGAACGACAGCACGCTGGAAGCGGGCACGGCACGCTTTGTCGAAGCCTTGCGCAACGGCACCGGGGCATCCGCCGCCGAACGGCCGGCCAGCCGAACCAACCTGATGGCCAAGCTGCGCGGCGATCCGCTCGACGAAGCTGCCTACGTCGCCGTGCTGCAGGACGCCATCGCCGGGCGGTACACCGAGGCAGAGTTGACCGAGTTCCTCGTTGCCGCCACCCGCACGCTCACAGACGAGGAAGTGGTGGCACTGGCACGCGCGCGTACCGCCTTCACACCCCGCATCGACTGGGACGAACCGGTAGTCGTCGACAAGCATTCGATGGGGGGCGTTCCCGGCAGCCGCATCACGCTGATCGTGGTGCCGATCGTCGCCGCCTACGGGCTGGCGATGCCCAAGACATCGTCGCGCGCGATCACCTCTGCCGCCGGCACCGCCGATGCCATGGAGACCATCGCACGGGTCGACCTGGCGCATGAAGACGTGCGCCGATGCGTGGCCCAAGCGCGCGCATGCATTGCCTGGAACGGACGGCTGAACCATTCCGTGGTCGACGATGTGATGAACGCCATCACGCGGCCGCTGCGCCTGGATTCGCGGCGCTGGTCAGTGGCGTCGATCCTGTCGAAGAAGTACACCGCCGGCGCCACCCACGTCATCGTCGACCTGCCCTATGGGCCGCAAACCAAGCTGGCAACGCGCGCCGACGCCGAGGCGCTGGGCGCGCTGTTCGAACACGTCGGCAAGGGACTGGGCCTGCACGTACGCGCACTGGTCACTGACGGCAGCCGCCCGATCGGGCGCGGCATCGGCCCCGCACTGGAAGTGCGCGACGTCCGCCTCGTGCTCGACAACGCGCCCGATGCACCCGCCGACCTGCGTGAAAAGGCCCTGCGCTTTGCCGGCGAAATCATCGCATTCGATCCCCGCGTGGACTCCCCCGAACACGGCATGCAAATTGCGACCGCGCTGCTGCATGAAGGCAAGGCCAGAGCCGCGTTCGATCGCATCGCCGCTGCGCAGGGCGCTCGCGCCGATCCAGTGGCGCCGGGTACGCATACGCAGGTCGTTCCCGCCGCCACGCAGGGCCGGGTCACGGGCATCGATGGCCTGCAGATTTCCGGCGTGGCGCGCGCCGCCGGGGCGCCGCGCGATGGCGGTGCAGGCGTCGACATGCTGTGCACGATCGGTGCAAAGGTAGCGCCAGGGCAACCCCTCTACCGTATCCACGCCGGCTCCGCGGAAGCGCTTGAGGCGGCTGCGGCACTGGCGCGCGCTGGCGGCGAGTACTGCCAGGCGGTGCGTATAGACCCCGATTGA
- a CDS encoding MarR family winged helix-turn-helix transcriptional regulator, producing the protein MATKKPDAPVPITPADEADEERLAHLVKDAARAYIRALQLRLAEHSVSYGHWTILRILWRHDGVSQRELSERAGVTEPTTFAAVKALEALGYVERTHLPGNKKKVHVFLSKTGRALRRKLEPLATEVNELSVEGVSEEDVLTTRRVLITIAKRLVADEVASAEHGRRVPSTQEVGRLLSDL; encoded by the coding sequence ATGGCCACAAAGAAGCCGGATGCTCCGGTCCCGATCACGCCTGCGGATGAAGCCGATGAAGAACGGCTTGCCCACCTGGTGAAGGATGCCGCCCGGGCCTATATCCGGGCGCTGCAGTTGCGCCTGGCGGAGCATTCGGTTTCGTATGGGCACTGGACCATCCTGCGCATCCTGTGGCGCCATGACGGCGTGTCGCAGCGAGAGTTGAGTGAACGGGCCGGCGTGACCGAGCCGACGACGTTTGCGGCAGTCAAGGCGCTGGAGGCGCTGGGCTACGTGGAACGCACGCATCTTCCCGGCAACAAGAAGAAGGTGCATGTGTTCCTGAGCAAGACCGGACGCGCGCTGCGCCGCAAGCTTGAACCGCTGGCGACCGAGGTGAACGAACTCAGCGTGGAAGGTGTGAGCGAAGAAGACGTGCTGACCACGCGTCGCGTGCTGATCACGATTGCGAAGCGGCTGGTCGCCGACGAAGTCGCGTCGGCAGAACATGGGCGGCGGGTCCCGTCCACACAGGAGGTAGGGCGCCTGCTCTCGGATCTGTAG
- the nadC gene encoding carboxylating nicotinate-nucleotide diphosphorylase, with protein MYDIFATDKLIDLWLTEDIGICDLTVQTMIEPGETGTFCMNAREPMLIAGIDVAARIFARYDPTLSVDVRVADGDKVEKGAVLLNVSGNARSVLTAERTALNIMQRLCGIANHTATYAQAIAHTRARLIDSRKTTPGLRALEKHAVTCGGGLNHRLSLDNGVMIKDNHIAVCGSIAAAVARVRRKLPVLTKLEVECDRLEQVHEALAAGVDVIMLDNMSVPDMKEAVQIVNGRTKVEASGGIRLETIRAVAETGVDYISTSKITQSAPAVDIGLDEA; from the coding sequence ATGTACGACATTTTCGCCACCGACAAGCTGATCGACCTCTGGCTGACCGAAGACATCGGCATCTGCGACTTGACCGTCCAGACCATGATTGAACCGGGAGAGACCGGCACCTTCTGCATGAACGCCCGCGAGCCGATGCTCATCGCCGGCATCGACGTGGCGGCACGCATCTTCGCGCGCTACGATCCGACGCTGTCGGTCGATGTGCGCGTCGCCGACGGCGACAAGGTTGAAAAAGGCGCGGTGCTGCTTAACGTGAGCGGCAATGCACGCAGCGTCCTGACGGCCGAGCGCACCGCGCTGAACATCATGCAGCGGCTGTGCGGCATCGCCAACCATACGGCAACCTATGCCCAGGCCATCGCCCATACCAGGGCGCGCCTGATCGACAGCCGCAAGACCACGCCGGGCCTGCGAGCGCTGGAAAAGCACGCGGTGACCTGCGGCGGCGGCCTGAACCACCGGCTGAGCCTGGACAACGGCGTGATGATCAAGGACAACCACATCGCCGTGTGCGGCAGTATCGCTGCCGCCGTGGCACGCGTGCGCCGCAAGCTGCCCGTGCTGACCAAGCTGGAAGTGGAATGCGACCGGCTGGAACAGGTGCACGAAGCCCTGGCAGCCGGTGTCGACGTGATCATGCTGGACAACATGTCGGTGCCCGACATGAAGGAAGCCGTGCAGATCGTCAATGGCCGGACCAAGGTCGAGGCCTCAGGCGGCATCCGCCTGGAAACGATCCGGGCCGTGGCGGAAACGGGCGTGGACTACATCTCCACGAGCAAGATCACCCAGTCCGCCCCTGCCGTCGACATCGGGCTCGACGAAGCCTGA
- the fliR gene encoding flagellar biosynthetic protein FliR, with product MVEFTSAQLYSWLVAFLWPFFRLLALIGTAPLFGESTIPRRAKIALSAMIAMVVSPTIAQLPVVPVYSFGGLMIILNEIGIGLATGFAMRLVFATVQQAGEIIGLQMGLSFASFFDRAAGGQTMVLSRFLNLIAMLLFLALDGHLLMLGTLVDSFNGLPIGGTPLSAGGAMAVARAGGMVFSSGLLLALPMIAALLTLNLAMGILNRASPQLSIFAVGFPVTLSGGLLVLMLVMPQMGTYMQHMIEAGLEAVGTVLGQFAR from the coding sequence GTGGTCGAATTCACCTCAGCCCAGCTCTACAGCTGGCTCGTGGCGTTCCTGTGGCCCTTTTTCCGGCTCCTGGCCCTGATCGGCACCGCGCCGCTGTTCGGTGAGTCCACCATCCCGCGGCGCGCCAAGATCGCACTGTCGGCGATGATTGCGATGGTGGTGTCGCCCACCATCGCGCAGCTGCCGGTGGTGCCGGTGTACTCCTTCGGCGGTCTGATGATTATTCTCAACGAGATCGGCATCGGCCTGGCCACCGGCTTCGCCATGCGGCTGGTCTTTGCCACCGTGCAGCAGGCCGGCGAAATCATCGGCCTGCAGATGGGCCTGTCCTTTGCCTCGTTCTTCGACCGCGCCGCAGGCGGCCAGACCATGGTGCTGTCGCGCTTCCTGAATCTGATCGCGATGCTGCTGTTCCTGGCGCTGGACGGCCACCTGCTGATGCTGGGCACGCTGGTCGACAGCTTCAACGGCCTGCCCATCGGCGGCACGCCGCTGTCCGCCGGCGGCGCCATGGCCGTGGCCCGCGCCGGCGGCATGGTGTTCTCGTCCGGCCTGCTGCTGGCGCTGCCGATGATCGCGGCGCTGCTGACGCTGAACCTGGCGATGGGCATCCTGAACCGCGCCTCGCCGCAACTGTCGATCTTTGCGGTCGGCTTCCCGGTCACGCTGTCGGGCGGGCTGCTGGTGCTGATGCTGGTGATGCCGCAGATGGGCACCTACATGCAGCACATGATCGAGGCGGGGCTGGAGGCGGTCGGGACGGTGCTGGGGCAGTTTGCGCGGTAG
- the fliQ gene encoding flagellar biosynthesis protein FliQ produces the protein MTPETVMTIATQAMKMTLLLAAPLLLVALAAGLVVSLFQAATQINEMTLSFIPKLIALFATMVLAGPWMINSMVDYMREVFQSIPALAH, from the coding sequence ATGACACCCGAGACCGTAATGACCATCGCCACCCAGGCGATGAAGATGACCCTGCTGCTGGCCGCCCCGCTGCTGCTGGTGGCGCTGGCCGCCGGCCTGGTGGTCAGCCTGTTCCAGGCCGCGACGCAGATCAACGAGATGACGCTGAGCTTCATCCCCAAGCTGATCGCGCTGTTCGCCACCATGGTGCTGGCCGGGCCGTGGATGATTAACTCCATGGTCGACTACATGCGCGAAGTGTTCCAGAGCATTCCCGCGCTGGCGCACTGA
- the fliP gene encoding flagellar type III secretion system pore protein FliP (The bacterial flagellar biogenesis protein FliP forms a type III secretion system (T3SS)-type pore required for flagellar assembly.) has protein sequence MNFPRAALRRPLPGPLLSLLALMLAVAALVPAQAWAQTLPGVVSKPAPGGGQIWSLPVQTLLLLTSLSFLPAAMLMMTGFTRVIIVLGLLRSALGTASSPPNQVLVGLSLFLTFFVMAPVFDRVYNDAYKPLSENKISLEAAAAKAAEPLKAFMLRQTREKDLAMFAQMAKAPEMQGPEEVPLSILVPAFVTSELKTAFQIGFTIFIPFLIIDLVVASVLMAMGMMMVPPATISLPFKLMLFVLVDGWQLLLGSLAQSFMN, from the coding sequence ATGAATTTCCCGCGTGCCGCGCTGCGGCGCCCGCTGCCGGGCCCGCTGCTGTCCCTGCTCGCGCTGATGCTGGCCGTTGCCGCGCTGGTGCCCGCACAGGCCTGGGCCCAGACACTGCCCGGCGTCGTCAGCAAGCCCGCCCCGGGCGGCGGCCAGATCTGGTCGCTGCCGGTGCAGACGCTGCTGCTACTGACCTCGCTGTCGTTCCTGCCGGCGGCGATGCTGATGATGACCGGCTTCACCCGCGTCATCATCGTGCTGGGCCTGCTGCGCAGCGCACTGGGCACCGCCAGCTCGCCGCCCAACCAGGTGCTGGTGGGCCTGTCGCTGTTCCTGACCTTCTTCGTGATGGCACCGGTGTTCGACCGCGTCTACAACGACGCCTACAAGCCGCTGTCGGAAAACAAGATCAGCCTGGAGGCCGCCGCGGCCAAGGCCGCGGAGCCGCTCAAGGCCTTCATGCTGCGCCAGACCCGCGAGAAAGACCTGGCCATGTTCGCGCAGATGGCCAAGGCGCCGGAGATGCAGGGCCCCGAGGAAGTCCCGCTCAGCATCCTGGTGCCGGCCTTCGTCACCAGCGAGCTGAAGACCGCGTTCCAGATCGGCTTCACCATCTTCATCCCGTTCCTGATCATCGACCTGGTCGTTGCCAGCGTGCTGATGGCGATGGGGATGATGATGGTGCCGCCGGCCACCATCTCGCTGCCGTTCAAGCTGATGCTGTTCGTGCTGGTCGACGGCTGGCAGCTGCTGCTGGGTTCGCTGGCACAGAGCTTCATGAACTGA
- the fliO gene encoding flagellar biosynthetic protein FliO encodes MTIQTRASLAVLAALPGAAMAADGTHVPAISGAASLAQAGLGLFAIVALILGMAWVARRAGLVRHATGGAMKVVGSTMLGARQRLVLVEVGDTWLVLGVSPGEIRPLHTLPAGTTAANPLAATGGAGPSQQPGGGTFAEKLLRSMQDHLKS; translated from the coding sequence ATGACCATACAGACGCGCGCCAGCCTGGCCGTGCTTGCGGCGCTGCCGGGGGCCGCCATGGCCGCCGACGGCACGCATGTGCCGGCCATCAGCGGCGCGGCCAGCCTGGCGCAGGCCGGGCTGGGGCTGTTCGCCATCGTCGCGCTGATCCTGGGCATGGCCTGGGTGGCCCGGCGCGCCGGCCTGGTGCGTCACGCCACCGGCGGCGCGATGAAGGTGGTCGGCAGCACCATGCTGGGCGCACGCCAGCGCCTGGTGCTGGTCGAGGTGGGCGATACCTGGCTGGTGCTGGGCGTGAGCCCCGGCGAAATCCGGCCGCTGCATACCCTGCCTGCGGGCACCACCGCAGCCAATCCCCTCGCCGCCACCGGCGGTGCAGGCCCTTCGCAACAGCCGGGTGGCGGCACCTTTGCCGAAAAGCTGCTGCGCTCGATGCAGGATCACCTCAAGTCATGA
- the fliN gene encoding flagellar motor switch protein FliN translates to MSDGIEDKPVDPMDDWASALAEQTSATSAATPAAAAPAAQPAATPAAATVFQPLAKEAPSGFRNDIEMILDIPVQLTVELGRTKVPIKNLLQLAQGSVVELDGLAGEPMDVLVNGYLIAQGEVVVVNDKFGIRLTDIITPSERIRKLNK, encoded by the coding sequence ATGAGTGACGGCATCGAGGACAAGCCCGTCGATCCGATGGACGACTGGGCCAGCGCGCTGGCCGAGCAGACCAGCGCCACATCCGCCGCAACCCCCGCAGCTGCCGCACCGGCGGCCCAACCCGCGGCCACCCCGGCCGCCGCCACCGTGTTCCAGCCGCTGGCGAAGGAAGCGCCGAGCGGCTTCCGCAACGATATCGAGATGATTCTCGATATCCCGGTGCAGCTGACCGTGGAACTGGGCCGCACCAAGGTGCCCATCAAGAACCTGCTGCAGCTGGCGCAGGGCTCGGTGGTGGAGCTGGACGGCCTGGCCGGCGAGCCGATGGACGTGCTGGTCAACGGCTACCTGATCGCGCAGGGCGAGGTGGTGGTGGTGAACGACAAGTTCGGCATCCGCCTGACGGACATCATCACGCCGTCCGAACGCATCCGGAAGCTGAACAAATGA
- the fliM gene encoding flagellar motor switch protein FliM codes for MAYDKFLSQDEVDELLKGVSGEADTPKASEPALDEGGVRPYNLATQERIIRGRLHTLEIINERFARSMRTALFNFIRRGADITVGSIRIEKFGDFARNLPMPTNLNLVHLKPLRGTALFVYDPNLVFLVVDNLFGGDGRFHTRVEGRDFTQTEQRIIQRMLELTLASYGNAWRTVHPIETEYIRSEMHPKFANVATHNEAVVTTAFHIELGAVGGQLHVCLPYSMIEPLKDLLMNPLQDEKEVDKGWVTQLSTQLRAAEVELVAEFAHLQSTVAEVLAMRAGDVLPIELPEKVFGKVDGVPVMQCGFGTMNGQYALRVERMINHQDGDSHLDTEDSDYE; via the coding sequence ATGGCCTACGACAAGTTCCTCTCGCAAGACGAGGTCGACGAGCTGCTCAAGGGCGTATCCGGCGAAGCCGATACGCCCAAGGCCAGCGAGCCTGCGCTCGACGAGGGCGGTGTGCGCCCCTACAACCTGGCCACGCAGGAACGCATCATCCGCGGCCGCCTGCACACGCTGGAGATCATCAACGAGCGTTTTGCGCGCTCGATGCGCACGGCGCTGTTCAATTTCATTCGCCGCGGCGCTGACATCACCGTAGGCAGCATCAGGATCGAGAAATTCGGCGACTTCGCGCGCAACCTGCCGATGCCGACCAACCTGAACCTGGTCCACCTGAAGCCGCTGCGCGGCACGGCGCTGTTCGTCTACGACCCGAACCTGGTGTTTCTGGTGGTGGACAACCTGTTCGGCGGCGACGGCCGCTTCCACACCCGCGTGGAAGGCCGCGACTTCACCCAGACCGAGCAGCGCATCATCCAGCGCATGCTGGAGCTGACGCTGGCCAGCTACGGCAACGCCTGGCGCACCGTGCACCCGATCGAGACTGAGTACATCCGCTCGGAGATGCACCCCAAGTTTGCCAACGTCGCCACCCACAACGAGGCCGTGGTGACCACCGCCTTCCATATCGAACTGGGCGCCGTCGGCGGGCAGCTTCATGTCTGCCTGCCGTACTCGATGATCGAGCCGCTCAAAGACCTGCTGATGAATCCGCTGCAGGATGAGAAGGAAGTCGACAAGGGCTGGGTCACGCAACTGTCCACGCAGCTGCGCGCGGCCGAGGTGGAGCTGGTGGCCGAGTTCGCGCACCTGCAAAGCACCGTGGCCGAAGTGCTGGCGATGCGCGCCGGCGACGTGCTGCCGATCGAGCTGCCGGAGAAGGTATTTGGCAAGGTGGACGGCGTGCCCGTCATGCAATGCGGCTTCGGCACGATGAACGGCCAGTACGCGCTGCGGGTAGAACGAATGATCAATCACCAGGACGGCGATTCCCACCTGGACACCGAGGACAGCGATTATGAGTGA
- the fliL gene encoding flagellar basal body-associated protein FliL, giving the protein MANTASPPRTGNTGKRGRLLLIGAGVLVVALGAGGFVLGSVLSNRQPAAPAAPAAPVVPPPIFVPLDAFTVNLRSDDGDRFLHTGLSLKVADAETQARLAQYLPEARSRILLLLSARQPADLATVEGKRKLADDIRDTISKPFASGLPAQRVLDVLFTSFVVQ; this is encoded by the coding sequence ATGGCGAACACGGCTTCCCCTCCCCGGACTGGCAACACAGGCAAGCGCGGCCGGCTGCTGCTGATCGGCGCCGGCGTGCTGGTGGTGGCACTGGGCGCCGGAGGCTTCGTGCTGGGCAGCGTGCTGAGCAACCGCCAGCCGGCGGCGCCCGCTGCGCCCGCCGCCCCGGTCGTACCGCCGCCGATCTTCGTGCCGCTGGACGCGTTCACCGTCAACCTGCGCAGCGACGACGGCGACCGCTTCCTGCACACCGGCCTGTCGCTGAAGGTGGCCGATGCCGAAACCCAGGCACGCTTGGCGCAGTACCTGCCCGAGGCACGCAGCCGCATCCTGCTGCTGCTGTCGGCCAGGCAGCCGGCCGACCTGGCCACCGTCGAAGGCAAGCGCAAGCTGGCCGACGACATCCGCGACACCATCAGCAAGCCGTTTGCCAGCGGCCTGCCGGCGCAGCGGGTGCTGGACGTGCTCTTCACCTCTTTCGTGGTGCAGTAA